In Pseudomonas saponiphila, the genomic stretch CCGCGCGACTTGATCAGGCAGTTCGGGCCAGGCCAGGGGCGGGCAACCGGCGGGAGGCCATTGTTCGGGGATGGTTTGATCGGTCATGCAGCGTCCTTGCAAGGGCGGGAAGGGGCAGCTTTTATCCATGGCTTGAACAGATGGGTCAAGCCTGATGAGCGCTGCGGACATTGTTGGCGGTAAGGTCCGGACCTAGCCTGTGCTTTCGATCTTGAATTCATAAGGGAGGACCGCCCAATGACCTTGCAAGCGGGAGTCATCGATGCCTGGGCGCAGCCGGCCAACGGCCGTGCCCGGGCGCTGTTGCCGGAAGTGGCGCGGTTGTTCGAGAAGTCCGGGGCCGCGCATTTGCTGGACCAGGCCTTGAGCATTGAGCACACCGTGGAACTGATGGACCAGGCAGGTGTGGAGAAACTCATGCTCTCGGCCTGGTGCCGGCCCGAGGGCTGGGTGTTCAGCAATGATGAGATTGCGGCTTATACCCGGGCCTTTCCCGAACGTTTCGTCGGCGTGGCCACGGTGGACCTGAGCCGGCCCATGGCGGCGGTGGCCGAGCTGGAGCGGGCCGTCAAGGAGCTGGGCTGCAAGGCCCTGCGCATCGTGCCCTGGTTGTGGAAACTGCCACCCAATCACCGCCTGTATTACCCGCTGTATGTGAAATGCATCGAGTTGGGTATTCCCTTTTGTACCCAGGTTGGTCATACCGGGCCGCTGATGCCTTCGGAAACCGGGCGGCCAGTGCCTTACCTGGATGAGGTGGCCCTGGACTTTCCCGAACTGGTGATCGTTGGCGGGCATATCGGGCATCCCTGGACCGACGAGATGATCGGCCTGGCCTGGAAGCACGACAACATCCACATCGATACCTCCGCTTATCTGCCCACCTACTACCCTGCGCAGTTGCTGCATTTCATGCGCACTTATGGTCAGGACAAGGTGCTGTTCGGCAGCAACTTCCCCCAGCTGTCGCTGAAAAAATGCCTGGAACAGGTGCAAGCTCTGGAACTTCCGCCGGCCATTGCGGACAAATTTCTCCAGGGCAATGCCCGTCGGGTATTCGGTTTGTAAGCGTCGGCATCAGGCGCCCACCCCCCCGGGCGCCTGGACGCCGTTGCCGCGTGCGGCAGCGGTTTTTCTGGTGGGAGGTTTCTTGTTATCGTGGCCTCCCTCTTTCACGGACGAATATCGAGACAGCCCATGGCTAACTCCACCCCGTCACGCCTCGGCAAGATCCTCCAGGGTCTGCTGTTTGTTCTGATCGGCATCGGCCTGTTGGTCATCGCCGTCAACCTCACCCTCGACCGTCGCGAATTTATCGCCAGTGCCCAGACCGCCGACGGTATCGTCAGTGATCTGAACGCCGGTGGCTCGCACCCCGAAATTGCCTTTACTACCGGCAGCGGTGAGAAAATTTCCTACCCCCAGGGCGGCTTTATCTTCGGCTACCAGAAAGATCAGCCGGTGCGGGTGTACTACCAGCCCGAGCGACCGGCCAACAGTGCGGTCATCGATGACCCCGCAGCGCTCTGGGCGACTCCTGGCGTGCTGGGCCTGATCGGTCTGGTATTCGCCCTTGCCGGTCTTGTCGCTGTCGTCAGCCAGCGCGGTCGCCGCGCGCCCCAGCCATTAAAAGGACTTTGAATTCATGAGCTACAACATCCCCATCCCGGTCAATGAGAGCCGCTGGCAGTACCAGACCGCCAGCGGCGGCGGTTTGACCGTGGCCTTGGTGGCGGGCAGTGGCGGCTCGATCATCCTGCGCTCACCTCAGGGCCAGGATGTCAGCTATCGCTATGGCGGGCTGGGCGTGGGCGTGGGCTTCGGCGCGCGTCTGCCGCGCTTCGGCAAGATCAATTTCCAGATCAAGGGCAAGAGTGTCGCCGGCGCCGGCGCCGCCGAAGCCTTCCCCAGCACCGGCAAGGTGTTTGTCAGCGACGCCCTGGTCAGCCGTGACCTGACCAGCGACGACATCACCGGCCCCTGCATGTACACCGAAGTCGCCGCCGGTCTGGTGGTGGGCGGCTCGGCCACGGCGCTGCTGTTCGGCCTGGATCCGAAACTGCTGGCGCTGGCGGTAGCCTTGAATTCCAACCCGGCGACGTCGCTGATTGCCTCCTCCACGGTCAATCAGAAACTGGTGCAGTCCGCCAAGGGCGCGGTGGTCATGGCCGGCATGAATGCCGGCGTGCAGGCCGGTGGTGGCGTTGGGGTGTTCATGGGCTATCTGTTCTAGGAAAGGCCCACTGGCGTGCCTGGACTCACAGGCGCGCCAGGCAGTGTTGAAGAATGTCCAGGCCTTCCTCGAACACCTCCGGTTCCGTGGTCAGCGGCGCCAGCAGGCGGATGATGTGCCGCGACTTGCCGCTGGGCATCAGCAGCAACCCGGCTTCCCGGGCGCTGCCGAGCAGGGTGCTCAGGTGCTCCGGCGCCGGTTCGCCGCGGGCGTTGACCAGCTCGATGCCGCGCATCGCGCCGACCCCGGTCAAGCGGCCCAGAAAGGTGCTCAGCCGATCGGTTTTCCAGGCCTCATAACGTTGCACAATCGCCTGTTCCTGGCGCTCGCCCCAGGTTTGCAGGTGCTCGTCGGTCATTTCCTCCAGGGTCGCCAGTGCTGCCGCGCAGGCAATCGGGTTCCCCGAGTAGGTGCCGCCCAGGCCGCCCTTGGGCAGCACGTCGAGCAATTCCTTGCGCCCCACCACGGCCCCCAGTGGCAACCCGCCGCCAATGCTCTTGCCCAGCAGGATCAGGTCCGGCTCGATGCCCAGGCGCGAGAAGGCAAAGCGCTGTCCGGTGCGGCCGAAGCCGGACTGGATTTCATCGGCGATCAACAAAATGCCATGTTCGTCACAGAAGTTGCGCAAAGCCCGGGCGAAGGTCGCGTCCAGGGCCAGGAAGCCGCCTTCGCCTTGCACCGGTTCGAGGATGAAGCAAGCCACTTCCTCGATGTCGATTTCCACACTGAACAGGCGCTGCATGGCCTTCAGCGCTTCGTCGCAGCTGACGCCGTTGTCGGCGCTGGGGTAGGGCAGGTGATACACCGGTCCAGGCAGCACGCCGACCTTCTGCTTATAGGGCGCCACCTTGCCGTTGAGGTTGAGGGTGGCCAGGGTGCGCCCGTGAAAGCCGCCGTCGAAGGCGATGACCGCGCTGCGCCCAGTGGCCCCGCGGACGATCTTCAGGGCATTTTCCGCGGCTTCGGCGCCGCTGTTGGTGAGCATGCCGCTGACCGGGTAACGCACCGGGATGAAGGCCGCCAGGCGTTGCATGAACTCGATGTAGGGCTCGTGCTGCGCGGCGTTGAAGGCGTAGTGGGTGAGCCGGGTGGCCTGCTGCTGAATGGCCGCGACGATACGTGGATGGCAATGCCCAAGGTTGAGCACGCCGATACCGCCGACGAAGTCGATGTAGCGTTTGCCGTCGCTGTCCCAGACCTCGGCGTTGCGCCCGTGGCTGAGGCGGATCGGGTGAACGGTGGAAATTGAACGGCTGATGTTCTCGTGGCTCATGGATGCGGGCTCTGGGTGCCGGAAACGAGCCGTTATCTAAGCCGGGGCCGGGGGGCCGGGACAAACGAAATAAAGTCGCCGGGTCAGTATGAAAATTCCCGATGTGCCGCAGCCTCTACTTCACTCCTGTTGCGCCCTGCGCCGGTTGCGCAGATGCCGTACCAGCGCCATCAGGGCCACCAGCGCTATTACCCCGAGGAAGATCGGCAGGCGATAGGGCTTCAGGTCACCGAGGAAATGCTCCAGGGCTTCGCCAGCCCAGTAGCCGCCGCTGACGAACAAGATGGCCCAGACCGCCGCGCCCAGTACGTTGAGCAGGGCGAAGCGCCAGGGCGCCAGGCCGCTGGCGCCGATCACCATGGGGCCGACCAGGCGCATGCCGTAGAGAAAGCGCACGGCGAACACCGAGGTCGATGGGTAGCGCTGGATCAGCCCCTGGACCCGTTCGATGGCCGCCTGATGGCGCTTGAGCCTGGGCAACAGGCGCGCCCCGGAATAACGGCCGGTCCAGAACAGCAACTGATCGCCGAGGATGCCGCCCAGGGTGGCCCAGCCGATCACTTGCGGCCACTGCAGGCTGCCCTGATGCGCCGCCATGCCGCCGAGGATCAACACGGTTTCGCCCTCCAGCAGGCAGCCGATGAAGATCACCCAGTAGCCGTAGGCGGCGATCAGGGCGTTGAGGTCGAGGTGTTCGAGCATGGGCAAGGGCTTCCGCAGGAGGCATGAAAACAAGCCGGGCGGTGATCAGGTTACACATGGCTCTGATTCCCTTCACCGGCACAAGTGCCCGGGATCTTCCAGTGCAGGTACCGCCAGGGCGCCGGCCAGTCCATCAGAACCTAGCGTAGACGCCAGCTTCGGCGGCGGACAAGGGTGGGCCTACGGGCCATTGCTTGCGTGGAGCAAACTGGGTTCGGCGGGTGTGTGAAAGCCCCTTTGATTGCAGACTGGATGCGCGAGCAGGATCAGTCGTTATCTGCGTCGGCTTGCTCGGCCCAGGCGGACTTGGACGAGGGATAGCGTACTTCAACCTGGGCGCCGGCTTGAATCAGGGCCTCCTGCCAGACCCTGAACTGTTGCGGCCAGGCCTGGATCACCTTGAAGGGGAGGCCGGTCAGCAAGTTTCTGGCCACGTTGGGGCTGAGGCCCATGGCTTGCCTGATCAGCGCGAAGATCTTCGCGGGGTTGGGGCCCACCTCGGTGATCCAGAGTGCTGGATCACTGGAGGCGAGGGGCGGGTAGTCCGCAAGCGGAGCATACTGCCGGGTGAGCGCTGCCCTGGCATCGCTATAGCTCAGCGAAGCCAGGGCCCGGGCACTGGCCAGATGTTCATCGCAGAACCACTCGTAGCCATGAGGGTGCCCCGCGCACCCTTGGCCCAGCGGGCGATAATCGGCGAACTGCACCATGCCACCGCCAGTTCCGGCATGGCACATCTCCGAGGAAAAATCGTTGTGGCACAGGTCGCATACGGGTGGCTTCATCGATCGATCACTCTGGGCATGCTCGGCCTCTGGGCTGAGGTCACGCAGTCTGCCCCAACACCCACGCCCAGAACATCCCCGCCATGTACAAGCCCAGCCCGAACACCGAATGCGCCATCAGGCTGCGCAGCCGGGCCACATTCGGCTTGGGCATCTTGCTCGCCGCGACACCTGCGCCCATGCCCGGTTGCATCAGCAGGAACGGCGCCGCCACCGTCAATACGCCGATGATCAGGGCCGGTGCCAGGGTCGGTTGGCGCGCCCACTCCAGGCCGCAGACCAGCAGCAACAAAGCGGCGAAGACCACGCCGATCAGGTAGTGAGCCAGCCAGCCAAGAGCATGTTCCCCGGGTACCGCGTTGGCCTGGGCAATGCTCTGGTGCAAGAACTGGCCACGAGGAAAGTGGCCGATCCAGCGTCCGACCATGGCCCAGTTAGGCCCGGGAATGTTCAGTGCCTTGGCCAGAAACAATGTCCACAGATCGAGGATCAAGGTCGCGCCGAAACCGATCAGCAACGCCGGTAAAATCAATGCCAGGTACTCATGCATAACGACTCCTTGCTGCGCGATGGGCAGCGATTCAGATTGGCGTATGGGTGTGATAATGTTTCATTCAATTAATTTATTGAATGATTGATAAGTCAGCAGGAGCTGTCAATGACCGATTCGTTTTCCCCCCAGCAGCCTCTGGCGGACATGGCTGAGCTGGCGCGCATTCTCGGCCACCATCACCGGCTGATCCTGCTGCAGCACATCGCTCGCGGCGAGCTGCCGGTGGAGCGTCTGGTGGAAGCCTCGGGCCTTTCGGTGGCCAACACCTCCCAGCATCTGCAGCAGTTGCGGCGTGGCGGTTTCGTACAGACCCGGCGCGATGGCAAACGGGTGCTCTACAGCCGGAGCCCGGGGCCGCTGGCGGGGCTGTTGGACGCTTTGCGTCAGTACGTCGATTACAACCATGGGCTGATTCGCCAACTGCTGACCGATAGTGAGCAGCAGCCGGTGCGACTGGAGGGTATTTCCCGTGAAGAACTGCGCCAACGCTTGCAGGAAGGCGGCATGACCCTGCTGGACGTGCGCTCAGCGGAAGAGTTCGCTCAAGGACATTTACCCGGGGCAGTCAACATTCCGCTGGATGATCTGGAACAGCGTCTGGCCGAACTGCCTGCCGATCAGGATCTGGTGGCCTACTGCCGTGGCCCGTACTGTGTGCTGTCACACAATGCCGCTGCCCTGTTGCGGGCCAAGGGCTTCAAGGTGCGGCGCCTGGAGCAGGGGTTCACCGATTGGCAAGCGGCGGGATTGGGGGTGGAAACCAGCGAGTAAAAGCGCCACCTGGGCCGGCATACAGGACATTGCCTAGGGCGTCATGATCCATATCAACAGGGTTTTCAGAAAAATCCGCTACAAGGGCAACAGGCTCGGACCCACAAGGTATCGAGCTCCGGGCCCGCACCCTGAGGGCCGGGATAACCAATAAGAACCTTTGTGGACATCGGCCGAGGGGACCACCCCAGGCGGATTTTAAAGGAATAACCTGATGGCTTTCTCTCTGTCGCGCCTGTCCCTGCTGGGCGCCGCGTTGCTCTGCGTACCTCTTTTGCATGCCAGCGAGCCGACCCCGGCAGCGGCGCTTTCCAGCCCCGACTCCGAGTTGATCCAGCGTGGCCAATACGTGGCTCAACTGGGCGATTGCATTGCCTGCCACACCGCCAAGGGCGGGGCCACCATGGCGGGTGGCCTGGAGCTGAAGACGCCCATGGGCACCATCTACTCCAGCAACATCACCCCGGATAAAGACACCGGTATCGGCCGCTACAGCTTCGAAGAATTCGACCGCGCCATGCGCGACGGCGTCACCCCTGACGGCAGCCATCTGTACCCGGCCATGCCGTATCCGTCCTACGCCAAGATGACCGAAGAGGACATGCACGCCCTCTACGCCTACCTGATGCACGGCGTGGAGCCGGTGGCCCAGGGCAACCTGGAAGCCGACATGGGCTTCCCCTTCAACCAGCGCTGGGGCCTGTGGTTCTGGAACCTGGCCTTCGTCGACAAACAGCCGTTCAAGCCCGATCCAGCCAGGGACGAGCAACTCAATCGCGGCGCCTACCTGGTCCAGGGCCTGGGCCATTGCGGTTCCTGCCACACGCCACGGGGCATTGCCTTCCAGGAGAAGGCCATGAGCGATACCGAATCCGGCGGCCGGCACTACCTGGCCGGCGAGACGGTGGAAGAGTGGCGGGCCCTGAGCCTGCGCAACCTGTGGACCGTGGAAGACACGGTGCAATTGCTCAAGACCGGGCAGAACCGCTTCGCCACGGTGTCCGGCAACATGGCCGATGTGATCCACCACAGCACCCAGCACTTCACCGACGCCGACCTGACCGCCATCGCCGCCTACCTCAAGTCCTTGCCGGCCGGTAAGGACGATCTGCCCATGCCTGCGGTGGCCCTGACTCCGGCGGCCCCGCCGAGCAACCTGTTCACCTCCCGCGGTGGCCTGGGCTACGCGCAGTTCTGCTCCGACTGCCACCGTCAGGATGGCGCCGGCGTGCCGCAGATGTTCCCGTCCCTGGCGGGCAACCCCAGCGTCGCCTCGGCCAACCCGACCTCCTTGCTGCACATCACCCTGACCGGCTGGCAGACCGCGCAGACCGCGGCTCATCCGCGGGTCTACACCATGCCTGGCTTCGCCCAGCTGGCGGATGGCGAGATCGCCGAAATCCTCAGTTTCATCCGCAGCAGCTGGGGCAACAACGGCTCGGCCATCAGCGCCGAGCAAGTGAAAAAGATGCGCGCGCAATTGAGCCCGCAAGTGGAAAGCACCCTGTTCGAAACCCCGCGCCTGGCCAACCTGCTGGCGGCACCGAATGCCGAGCAAGTGGTGCGCGGCATGCGCCTGCACCTGGAAACCAAGGCCCTGCTGCCGGACAACGTCGGCAACTCGCTGAACTGCACCAGCTGCCACCTCAACGCCGGCACCGTGGCCGACGGTTCACCCTTTGTCGGTGTCT encodes the following:
- a CDS encoding ArsR/SmtB family transcription factor — encoded protein: MTDSFSPQQPLADMAELARILGHHHRLILLQHIARGELPVERLVEASGLSVANTSQHLQQLRRGGFVQTRRDGKRVLYSRSPGPLAGLLDALRQYVDYNHGLIRQLLTDSEQQPVRLEGISREELRQRLQEGGMTLLDVRSAEEFAQGHLPGAVNIPLDDLEQRLAELPADQDLVAYCRGPYCVLSHNAAALLRAKGFKVRRLEQGFTDWQAAGLGVETSE
- a CDS encoding DedA family protein, translating into MLEHLDLNALIAAYGYWVIFIGCLLEGETVLILGGMAAHQGSLQWPQVIGWATLGGILGDQLLFWTGRYSGARLLPRLKRHQAAIERVQGLIQRYPSTSVFAVRFLYGMRLVGPMVIGASGLAPWRFALLNVLGAAVWAILFVSGGYWAGEALEHFLGDLKPYRLPIFLGVIALVALMALVRHLRNRRRAQQE
- a CDS encoding 2-aminoadipate transaminase, which gives rise to MSHENISRSISTVHPIRLSHGRNAEVWDSDGKRYIDFVGGIGVLNLGHCHPRIVAAIQQQATRLTHYAFNAAQHEPYIEFMQRLAAFIPVRYPVSGMLTNSGAEAAENALKIVRGATGRSAVIAFDGGFHGRTLATLNLNGKVAPYKQKVGVLPGPVYHLPYPSADNGVSCDEALKAMQRLFSVEIDIEEVACFILEPVQGEGGFLALDATFARALRNFCDEHGILLIADEIQSGFGRTGQRFAFSRLGIEPDLILLGKSIGGGLPLGAVVGRKELLDVLPKGGLGGTYSGNPIACAAALATLEEMTDEHLQTWGERQEQAIVQRYEAWKTDRLSTFLGRLTGVGAMRGIELVNARGEPAPEHLSTLLGSAREAGLLLMPSGKSRHIIRLLAPLTTEPEVFEEGLDILQHCLARL
- a CDS encoding amidohydrolase family protein encodes the protein MTLQAGVIDAWAQPANGRARALLPEVARLFEKSGAAHLLDQALSIEHTVELMDQAGVEKLMLSAWCRPEGWVFSNDEIAAYTRAFPERFVGVATVDLSRPMAAVAELERAVKELGCKALRIVPWLWKLPPNHRLYYPLYVKCIELGIPFCTQVGHTGPLMPSETGRPVPYLDEVALDFPELVIVGGHIGHPWTDEMIGLAWKHDNIHIDTSAYLPTYYPAQLLHFMRTYGQDKVLFGSNFPQLSLKKCLEQVQALELPPAIADKFLQGNARRVFGL
- a CDS encoding DUF2938 domain-containing protein, which gives rise to MHEYLALILPALLIGFGATLILDLWTLFLAKALNIPGPNWAMVGRWIGHFPRGQFLHQSIAQANAVPGEHALGWLAHYLIGVVFAALLLLVCGLEWARQPTLAPALIIGVLTVAAPFLLMQPGMGAGVAASKMPKPNVARLRSLMAHSVFGLGLYMAGMFWAWVLGQTA
- a CDS encoding DUF3592 domain-containing protein, whose product is MANSTPSRLGKILQGLLFVLIGIGLLVIAVNLTLDRREFIASAQTADGIVSDLNAGGSHPEIAFTTGSGEKISYPQGGFIFGYQKDQPVRVYYQPERPANSAVIDDPAALWATPGVLGLIGLVFALAGLVAVVSQRGRRAPQPLKGL
- a CDS encoding c-type cytochrome encodes the protein MAFSLSRLSLLGAALLCVPLLHASEPTPAAALSSPDSELIQRGQYVAQLGDCIACHTAKGGATMAGGLELKTPMGTIYSSNITPDKDTGIGRYSFEEFDRAMRDGVTPDGSHLYPAMPYPSYAKMTEEDMHALYAYLMHGVEPVAQGNLEADMGFPFNQRWGLWFWNLAFVDKQPFKPDPARDEQLNRGAYLVQGLGHCGSCHTPRGIAFQEKAMSDTESGGRHYLAGETVEEWRALSLRNLWTVEDTVQLLKTGQNRFATVSGNMADVIHHSTQHFTDADLTAIAAYLKSLPAGKDDLPMPAVALTPAAPPSNLFTSRGGLGYAQFCSDCHRQDGAGVPQMFPSLAGNPSVASANPTSLLHITLTGWQTAQTAAHPRVYTMPGFAQLADGEIAEILSFIRSSWGNNGSAISAEQVKKMRAQLSPQVESTLFETPRLANLLAAPNAEQVVRGMRLHLETKALLPDNVGNSLNCTSCHLNAGTVADGSPFVGVSAFFPGYAPRAGKTITLEERINGCFRRSMHGKPLPVNGADMQAMVAYFEWMKMNTRPEDKVAGRGVGKIDPALKPNADNGKRVYAKQCAVCHGADGEGLKRADGSLIFPPLWGDQSFNIGAGMARTYTAAAFVKRNMPIGFHEKFPLGQGGLSDQEALDVAEYFSHQPRPDFPDKVKDWPNGGRPADARY